The Aedes aegypti strain LVP_AGWG chromosome 3, AaegL5.0 Primary Assembly, whole genome shotgun sequence genome contains a region encoding:
- the LOC5572564 gene encoding probable histone-binding protein Caf1, translated as MGDRGDGAEAFDDAVEERVINEEYKVWKKNTPFLYDLVMTHALEWPSLTAQWLPDVTKPEGKDYSVHRLILGTHTSDEQNHLLIASVQLPNEDAQFDASHYDNEKGEFGGFGSVSGKIEIEIKINHEGEVNRARYMPQNPCVIATKTPSSDVLVFDYTKHPSKPEPSGECHPDLRLRGHQKEGYGLSWNPNLNGYLLSASDDHTICLWDINATPKEHRIIDAKNIFTGHTAVVEDVAWHLLHESLFGSVADDQKLMIWDTRCNNTSKPSHTVDAHTAEVNCLSFNPYSEFILATGSADKTVALWDLRNLKLKLHSFESHKDEIFQVQWSPHNETILASSGTDRRLHVWDLSKIGEEQSAEDTEDGPPELLFIHGGHTAKISDFSWNPNEPWVICSVSEDNIMQVWQMAENIYNDEEPDVPASEIESGAP; from the exons ATGGGTGATCGTGGCGATGGAG CGGAAGCTTTCGATGATGCCGTTGAGGAGCGTGTCATCAACGAGGAGTACAAAGTATGGAAGAAGAACACTCCTTTCCTGTACGATTTGGTAATGACCCATGCTTTGGAGTGGCCTTCGTTGACTGCGCAATGGTTGCCGGATGTGACCAAACCGGAAGGCAAAGATTACTCCGTCCATCGGTTGATACTGGGAACGCACACATCGGATGAACAGAATCACCTGCTGATTGCCAGTGTGCAACTTCCGAATGAGGACGCCCAGTTTGACGCGAGCCACTATGACAATGAGAAGGGAGAGTTTGGCGGATTTGGATCCGTATCGGGTAAGATTGAGATTGAAATCAAGATCAATCACGAGGGTGAGGTCAATAGGGCAAGATACATGCCGCAGAATCCCTGCGTTATCGCTACCAAAACGCCATCCAGTGATGTCTTGGTGTTCGACTACACGAAGCATCCGAGCAAACCGGAACCAAGTGGCGAATGCCATCCGGATTTGCGTCTACGGGGTCATCAAAAAGAAGGCTATGGGCTATCCTGGAATCCTAATCTGAACGGATACCTTCTATCAGCCAGTGATGACCATACAATTTGCTTGTGGGATATCAATGCGACTCCCAAGGAACACCGAATTATCGACGCTAAGAACATTTTCACCGGTCATACGGCGGTCGTTGAAGACGTGGCCTGGCATTTGCTACATGAATCGCTGTTCGGTTCGGTAGCCGATGATCAGAAACTGATGATCTGGGATACCCGTTGTAATAACACCTCCAAGCCATCGCATACCGTCGACGCGCACACGGCTGAAGTAAACTGCCTGAGCTTCAATCCCTATTCAGAATTCATTCTGGCCACTGGATCTGCAGACAAAACCGTTGCCCTGTGGGATCTCCGCAACCTCAAGCTCAAACTGCATTCGTTCGAGTCGCACAAGGATGAAATCTTCCAGGTCCAATGGTCGCCACATAACGAAACCATTCTTGCTTCATCCGGCACCGATAGGCGGCTTCATGTGTGGGATCTGTCCAAGATTGGCGAAGAGCAAAGCGCCGAAGACACCGAGGATGGACCGCCGGAACTTCTTTTCATCCACGGTGGCCACACGGCCAAGATCTCCGATTTCTCGTGGAACCCCAATGAACCGTGGGTCATCTGCTCGGTGTCCGAGGATAACATCATGCAGGTTTGGCAAATGGCTGAAAACATCTACAATGATGAGGAACCGGACGTGCCGGCCAGTGAGATTGAATCGGGAGCCCCGTAG